The Nothobranchius furzeri strain GRZ-AD chromosome 8, NfurGRZ-RIMD1, whole genome shotgun sequence sequence AGTACCTGAGTGATAGTAGTTTGTAATCTGTTCCAAGTTCACATCAATAAAAGAGAAGCAGGTCTGGAGACTAAGAACTTACACTATTTATATCAGTGACAGTAGTGCTTGCACGGCTCTCCGAGGAGCTCCATTCTTGCCGCCTGACAGCACTGTACCTTGTACTTCCTCTCTGTACATACACAGTTAGTGTTTATTTAAAGCACAGCAGATTAAGATTTCATCAAGATCCAGATTCAGCTCTGGTGTTTCTGAGGGATGTGCAAAAGTTCACAAAGCATCAAACTACTCTTTGCCCGACTGCTGATGATGTGCTGGACTGGAAAGTGAATTAGCAGCCACCAGCGATAAGATCAACCTAAAAACAAACATCACACTGGTGCAATATTTTAGCAATAAACAAAAAAGTAAATTCTATAAAATATGTTTTGGATCAGAAGTTTGATTCATAAATCTGACTTAACACACTAGCTCAGCCACAATTAAACATCCGATCAACTTGACCCACTTCTAGTTTAAAAAATACATATTGATGCTAACATAACTCTCTGCTTTGTGTTAAAAGTCATACTGTGCTTTCATATATAATTCATTCTTttaatgtaactttggattcagcTCAGTTTAATCTGACTGTTAGTCTTTGATcagtaacaaaaataaacaatattttactGTATAAGATGATCAAAAAGGATGATTATTTTAACATGCTGAGTATCTGTTTGATTCATTCAGAATTAGGATGATGTAAACTCCTGAGAGTTACCCACTTTGTTTTGAAGTTGAAGTTGAAGTTATCTTATTGTGATTTGAAATGAGCTCTGACTCGTCCACCTCTTGACGTTATTGTTGTTTACAAGACTGGCCTGTGTGGCATTTTCTGTAAGCGTGGGCGGGTTCAGCTTGTAAAAGGTCACAATTCGACCGGCAGACTGTCACAATAACGTTTCCATTGACTTCGGTAGCATGACGATATACCTCTTTGGGTATAAAAATCAATAGGAGACGCGGACGGATGCAAGTCAGACAGCTTTCTTCCCAACTCTTTAAGGGCCTCGGATCCCTTCATTGAGCTGTATTGGCAGCTCCAATGAAAGCAGCATGGACACAAACATATGACACTAATTACACGTTTAAGGGACGTCTCATCCGGATATTAGGTCAGAGACCTCAAGTTTGAAACAGGATGCTAATGCTTAGTTTCTAATGGTCCATTTCCGGAGAAATTGTTGGGCCACCCTATTTGATTTGCTCTAAATATACCCAAACTGGAGGTGATTGTATTTAAAGGATGTGTGCAGCGTACATGCATGTGTGCTTTGTACCCTGTTCACATCACGTTGGTGCTCCTGCTGCCTTTCTCTGGCCCTGGAAATGATTTAATTTTTCAATGGCCTGTCTGCTATCAACAGGCTTGCCTCTTGAGAGAGATGTCTGCCTTGATAATTGTGCCATGAACCTCATCAGCATTTCAGATGAAATGGGGCTAGACGGGTCACTTTGAGTTTAAGAGACGCTAATTTGATTGAAATTCAAACTGGGAGCACCAGGAAGTGGATTGTGCCTTTTTCTGTAATGTGCTCCCCTCACTCATCTCCCTGCTCTTCTCCAGTTACATGGGGATTGTTTTCACTGCTGCAGCTCtcctttctttattttattgAAAATCACAATTGGACACTTTAGGCTGGCTGAGTTTTGCTGGATAGAAAATGGGGAAATATTGGTACAACGCAATCTGGCATTTAGCAACTAATGGGCAAGCCACATGAGACACATGTATACAAGTTTATTTAGATTTTATGGAACAAGGCTATTATAATCGTAATTCTGATATGCAAAATTTCATCATGACTAAAAATGTAAACCTCACATTTAAATTTGAgttgaacatgttttttttttctttcagtatTGCCACTAGCTCAACATTGCACTGGATTGAAATGACAAGTTGGCTGGCTGTTttgttaaagctgctttagcaaagctacacaacaagctaggttttgaatgcaaatatggtcatggaacactcacccctccgctCGGGTGTCTTCTCGGATATGCTTCTGCCGGAACCAGAAATCTGCAATTCGAGAGGAAACGAGATGGAGGTAAACACCAGTGAATGGTGtcactaggtccaaacatcttttgttgtccgtgacttcaaatggtgttattTTTTGGGTAACTCTGGTAGTTTGccctaaaatggtaaatggcctgcatttgatatagcaccttctagagccctggaaccccctcaaagtgctttacaacacaatcagtcatccccccccccccaccccccccacacacacacacacacacacattcacaccctggtggcgatgagctacattgtagccactgctgccctggggcgcactgacaaaggcgaggctgccgtacactggCGCCATCAGTCCCTCTGAACAATAAAGttcaagtggtagcagccggctgtttctccttctctgactttattgagcagagaacctcttacaccagtggtgttctgttgctcaatcaatcaatcaatcaatcaatcaatcaatcaatcaatcaatcaatcaatcaatcaatcaactttatttgtaaagcacatttaaaaacaatcagacataagtgttgtagcgttatggatttatgctcttttatgaaagagaaaccatgctacgtattaattcggaatattaattttaataaatcaataaccaaattttatattgttcagaagactcaaaggttgttttcatccataaactgccgataatatctgagtgtctgtgtttcagttcaatgaggaaaccagtttgacgtttaaaagttttaattcttcaaattaagctaatgattttgaaattgacaaacaggaaatacaatcaacattgataactttgtgggacaatctttttaacagttgatatgctgttaatgctcaaatagaccttctgtaggtgaatgaagattgagagtgatatgatgtgattatggatgcgtgtgggtgccaagtgtagtgagaattgaacatgagatgagatgaatgcatgtgtgcatctgatgttgctttaggaagaaacaggtgtctgagtgaagtgatggtttgaatagacttaggtttagtggaaaagatgcatcaaaacgctatctgtcgtgttttgcctcaccgaaaatcggaccctctgttggacccgggacgtcaccttaggatgtttcatccaggtcaccttggctggcaaagaagacaaagatgcgctgcgacccggtccagagttgcccctcggtacacgttgatggtaaagcgttttgtcgacgcgctttcttaagttaattcactcagaaatcaaaagactcggtaatgagtctgcgttagaagttgcgattcagctattctgcctggcgtggcagaaacagcgtgaaaggggggaagaacgagccaacaggctctgccctccCTTTGGTttccaggtctgttctctctcgttgtccaacacgaactgactacaaaagactgaaacttaccaaaaacctttctcttctcaaagcaaaacatgtgcgtcatcaaatgtgtctggagtttactgtgagcaggtgtgtgtggatgtgtgtgaatgtttgtgcttgagtgtgtgtgaaggtcagtaacaaacattctcaacattatttaagaatggattcattaaaccattataattaccccaaagctaaatagtcattcatttgattaatcacatttataatgagcaaaatgataatggttactttaacattaaaatcaagaaaaagaagtttaaactttatgttttgacttggtctgggtacaactcatgtaaacacatcttctggtagactgcaggtggtggatgttatggtttcctcccagactcgctggcgttcaggtcttaatctgtgggtgaaagttctcagcgacccagctttgacacagctgagtccaacaccacctttgtgatagaaaacccatatttcctcacgttacataccccccctttttgtgacgacatggtggtcaagcacaggccacctgccgttacaaacacaataacgtgatgtactcgtgaaggtagacatcccagatgaaggcaggaacgatgaagcgtctccacaggtctcgtgtagaagggagtctatcctgatcagatgattaaggccaaaactgttgcaatcattgtaaagtaatccacttaggaaatcttgaaagcagagctatttcaatagcagttaatttcatcagcaataatgcaaaggtatgcaaaggataagcagctcgtgtgccacacggagctgggcagatgaagtattcctcaggcgtagtccaggcgaagtccagtgacgacctcgacccatctcgaatcacgaccgaagccccatgcgacagaaaaccagttgaaggatggtgaagacggcccctctgatgggatgtagtccatacgagctcggagaaggagacaaagtgagacagcccacacgacagatagcatttgatgcaaaacaaagaaatcaatcaaaacctatctatgggtgcctctgggaaaatgtgggtgccttttgtgaattatctaaagaagaaatgttctgcaccctgttctacgtgtcatgtaaaaacgtgatgcagagaaaacacaaataaaagaaagtaaatcctaactgatatgtgaaactcagcaggctgcactaattaaaggcatgtatataaaataaataataatcatgaaaatgaagggcaaattggcttgtggccctttaagggaaatagcaacaaaataaaattaactttgtaatcaaatataaacatgctacacaaagcactaataaaaagatagagatgtaaatcagttctaaaaatgtaaatcagtaggttagtaatccctaaagatgtgagttagtaacaggaccctggctggaggcaggtaacctgaaaaaaaaacccaaaggatatcacatttgttaaaaattcatcccacaaacgagagaatttgtaacggtccaccagtcagtggaaaagaatccggtcagaatagtcggtcagaatagagttttgaatctggtattgcggacccacagagacacgagtttggacgtatcagtgggagcaggctcataagcgatttggttatcaaactgtttgtatcttgtgttacgaacccacagggaaacttgtttgaatttacctgagggttccgtttggaactggagcgaagctgatggtttagctgttagatcagaacctgattttacctgctcaaagttgggttgcagcttaacggaggcgactttgttgtgatcagaaatagtactgaactggaaatgcgaaaatgatgctcgcaaagcgggaggaggctccccacccccctttttttcctcaaacttatgccgtgtctgtgagacaggagaagcataacaaagaacagttcttaagctcttaaaagctctattaccaagaagatgcacagtgtcacctgaatcgtgctgaaagagtaggtgttcagatgtccaaagacctggaggtgttggacttggaggttctgaaaaggagtgatccaaggatggttgtgtcacgggtgtcaaagcaaacctagctatgtttagaatcagatacagacatgatgctagctttaggaacatggtctgtcctgaaaactgaaaccaagaatactttattcccaagaatgatggaggttcccacactgaatcagaaaaacccggtttaaccagagtatttacagactgactagaactccgccccgtagaaggtgcagcacctaactccgggtcggaggtcaatgttgtcagctgaattggtggaaggtcagtgtcgagttctgcaatgacccgcccgctcggaggaggcgttcccccgaaccggttgaagtccgcaacggaaaactcagagccactcagcaccccccctttgtcaggaggggccccgagcagagcatcactgcacgcacctacacctcccgggccgggttgccttcccgagcccgtgagagaggtgtgcgcagcaaccaccgagccacctttaatatcgccactgaccacaggactgctggaaaccgcagggttttctgcgtcgtcgtggtcacctgtaagagaaatcacaggaaagagagcacagaggcccgagactaagtcacacccctgtgaaaggagaaaagaattggccaccgtattagcagaggtcacaaactgaaaagtgacaaggtcattcacataaaggtcaagatgtccgggcacaaaccccccaaatggcctggtagctccgtccggagaccacaagcgttTCACGGCGGTTGACGttcccatcacgccccgataaagaagctggtttgtgcctgaggcggactgacgagtaaaacagacctctggctgaagcggtgggtcacagcctgaagatttcacacccatgctggagagatgttcagcctctaacatggatgacagaggagaagcattaggaaccaaagggttaagcacaacctgtttgtcagagaggttaaccataggctcaagagatttattcagcttaaaagcagcagagaaagtgttgtttatttcaaaccttgatgttgatggtgggtttttgtggccccctggaagaaacaaaggtaaagaaaaagcgttatgactgtaaacagcatgctgctcgaattcacgacatgaagtgcagaccagaaccacctccgacccagtgcagctggcaccgaaccgcagccactagtccccactgttcccgaccggcggcacccgcctaaaacgggcccgttcgggcgggcggagggaccagcgatgctcggccggtgaatttcctgcgtcttggcatgttctggaagcagaacgtcagagaaccttacatcaggtgtaacagtgcaagaaagattttgtcgtgtctcgtccatctcccattaagttcagagcaactcgcgtttttaccttctgagccgacgtaaaactccgggcagattccttaatatgtctcacacaaacaaggactgaccgtagcctacttaactttatgacacagggtaaaacaaggaattgttgatagagaaatgaatacacacaacttcacaagatggaagaaaaaggcatggaaccgagcaacggaggctgtgaaagccgacccgttcaccggtccaaaataaaaataataaaaaaaaataacaaaccctacgctgccgtgttggtatcagacggacaaacgtagcaaaatgtagattctacacaccgtagcgatttacaagaatcaccgccaatgcgggttttgtgaggacacagactgactgtgccagaaatgatgacaatttaacgggacgcgtgccctatttgtctaactgtggcgctagcttagctccccggccaggcctagcgttctttgtctgtagcggccagactgaaatttccccgattaacaagtaggcatctcgctccacttttaatacggactttaaaaaaaacgtacgcaatctgaatgcagtaacgcgtaacggctgtgcctcgctttacgacgtttaccgagcagtcaagctccggcaggtgtcaccgagcattccgtttaaaaagcgcacgcaatctgaatgcagtagaaacttctttcacaatagctcgcccacagtgtcaacacactgagacgaaaggtgtccgagaagttagtctcggttctgaggttcggagaattcagtgataattttaggaactgaggataagctgcacggtagctcacccagcgatGATCAGAGCGGAAACGGAGCgttccgacctgaggttagattggagacgcggcggcgcgtcaaaatggacagaacttagtcaaaagcacaactcacacgttcgctccgaaggcgaagatgggataaatcaaagttaggtctgtaatttgcggtcaatttgagatcggagatcttcccggccaagtttccaccaggacgacgcctcgcggaagagtgacttcaacggaacaatttccggttaatttcaaaataagacatcaaagtgaaacacagagaaaagcgttatttgtagcttttagatgtaagaaatcagacatatcgcagatatagaagactggatacgctcgccattaaatgtagcgttatggatttatgctcttttatgaaagagaaaccatgctacgtattaattcggaatattaattttaataaatcaataaccaaattttatattgttcagaagactcaaaggttgttttcatccataaactgccgataatatctgagtgtctgtgtttcagttcaatgaggaaaccagtttgacgtttaaaagttttaattcttcaaattaaactaatgattttgaaattgacaaacaggaaatacaatcaacattgataactttgtgggacaatctttttaacagttgatatgctgttaatgctcaaatagaccttctgtaggtgaatgaagattgagagtgatatgatgtgattatggatgcgtgtgggtgccaagtgtagtgagaattgaacatgagatgagatgaatgcatgtgtgcatctgatgttgctttaggaagaaacaggtgtctgagtgaagtgatggtttgaataaacttaggtttagtggaaaagatgcatcaaaacgctatctgtcgtgttttgcctcaccgaaaatcggaccctctgttggacccgggacgtcaccttaggatgtttcatccaggtcaccttggctggcaaagaagacaaagatgcgctgcgacccggtccagagttgcccctcggtacacgttgatggtaaagcgttttgtcgacgcgctttcttaagttaattcactcagaaatcaaaagactcggtaatgagtctgcgttagaagttgcgattcagctattctgcctggcgtggcagaaacagcgtgaaaggggggaagaacgagccaacaggctctgccccccctttggtttccaggtctgttctctctcgttgtccaacacgaactgactacaaaagactgaaacttaccaaaaacctttctcttctcaaagcaaaacatgtgcgtcatcaaatgtgtctggagtttactgtgagcaggtgtgtgtggatgtgtgtgaatgtttgtgcttgagtgtgtgtgaaggtcagtaacaaacattctcaacattatttaagaatggattcattaaaccattataattaccccaaagctaaatagtcattcatttgattaatcacatttataatgagcaaaatgataatggttactttaacattaaaatcaagaaaaagaagtttaaactttatgttttgacttggtctgggtacaactcatgtaaacacatcttctggtagactgcaggtggtggatgttatggtttcctcccagactcgctggcgttcaggtcttaatctgtgggtgaaagttctcagcgacccagctttgacacagctgagtccaacaccacctttgtgatagaaaacccatatttcctcacgttacagtgtgtaatgaatgaaggaCCCAGAGAAGTGCAGCGGTTCAGTGAGACCGATGTCCGGATGGTCCAATAGGTTTTTTGGTTCAAAAAGTGTTGTTGGCGAAAGTTTTGGgccaaatttgaaaaaaaaaaaattttttcctttttaaatctccacaatatatttatatctatactatgttagaatgctgTTAAGTGGCATGAACAAAGTGTtataagctcatttgttttccaagtTTTCTATTTCAGCTTTAATAAATCTAATTTTTTTGTACAGATCTCACAAATCTCACCTTGCTCTATTCCATTAAAAATGATCATAACATTTTTACCTAGGGACTACTTTTGATTTCTTCATGCTGAagtctttttttgttttctttgcataaatcaacattattttattCTATATGATACTGTCATTAGACATGAAATGTGAACACATTTTCAGCTTTTGTATAAGTTCTGTTTAAACTTAACGTGCGTGCATTacaaatattaaataaataaagattgtAGTGAATACCAATTAAATAAATAGAGTAACAGTAACTAACATGATAGTTTTTCTGTCGGGTGGCATTGGTGCCTGAAGTAAACACCAAGCCCAAGGTATCGTTAAAAGCTTAAACATTTGGCACAAACACAGAGTAATTATATCAACCATTTACACATCTGCTTCAGCTGCAAAACTACTCAAACATTTTTACAATCGCACTAGACAAAATTAACaataatgaaagaaaaaaaaaagatttgtgtTTTCTTCTCCCTTAGCCCACTAACTATACTCATTCAGCCATATTTTCTCTCACTGGGGTTTCGGTATCAGAGTTGAGGAagcactctgattggctaatgcaCTGGCTTCATTAGCGTTCTCTAAACTGGGTGAAAACTGATCCGAGGCCACATTCGACTGGTTTAATTAACTGAGATGATTTAAAACCTACAATACTTAAAGGAAATGCATATGTAAAAAAATCCTTTAAGGTGCGGAACACTGAAAAACtattttaatgatcatttctgattatgATCGGTCACGCTGAAttttgcaggctgaacatgaaaatagtctcctacagctacCTCCTGCACAAaactatcttctgcattagctgatagaaaataggtgatgaaactctaggattttaaaatcctgacagatctatatatcactgtcacttaacattcatggactcacccttcttgaaattgtaagtcgctttggataaaagcgtctcctaaatgaataaacataaacattgactcacgatggggacggctgttgttggtttactgttcagaaaacagcagagaacgtcttggctagttgaaactaatcattagcattagctactcgaccacacagcggaactcctcccggtttgtgttgtgtgtgtagataaaacatcagcattgtaaAGCAGAGTtaatggtagagtcatgttgttgTTTTCCAATCCGAGGTGAGATGGCCAAACATCAGCAAATAAGACTAAATCCTGCCGAAgcgctcctctgatgtggcattctgaAACAGGCGCATCTGAGCTATTTTTCCCCCTGAGTGCGACCTtagaaggcattcgttcctactagtgaccactgcaaatgtaaattattgtcccacacctttaaagattcCAACCAATTAGAATGCAGTCAAATCCAGAAAGCAGGTAAAGGATTTGTGACTACCTGAAATTAAATATCTGTTAAATAATGTGAAACCAGTTGGACCAAATGGGTTGTCTTACAATTACAAACACCTGCAATTTCAATCTAAGCAATGTCAAAACTGTTTGCCAGACATGCATTTcttcagatttcagattcagatttcagattcagatttcagatttattggccaagtaaaattacatttgcaaggaatttgtcttcggtagatgttcgctctctaaaacatacaacaaccataataaatgagaataaaaatacctaaaaacacataagaacatgtatacccacacacatgttcatttacgcacacacctatatacatatatacatacccacacacacacacacacgcacgcacgcacgcacacacacacacacacacacacacacacacacacacacacacacacacacacacacacacacatccataagcatactgaattagtattaaaaactatagtaaaaggatggtaaaagaatctacagattcaggagagaaatggctgaaggaaagaaactgttcttgtgtctggtagtttttgtgtacagtgatctatagcgtctgccagatgggaggagatggaagagagtagatgcaggatgtgtggcatcttggacagtattcactgcctttttcctggtcctgctgatgtacagttcctggacagagggcagttgggcaccaatgatttttcctgctgttttaataatacgctgtagtctgcatttgtccatttttgtgctcACATGCTAGCGTCATTAAAAATATTCTTTTTGAtaatgtttcaaaataaaatacccaGTGTGTAGAGTTTAGCAACTCCCTTATCTTACATTTAACATCTGAAAAAAAAAGCTGAATGAGATATGTAAAATCTGCTTTGAGGGATGTGTTAGTGAAAAAATAAATGGAGCGTAGTCTTCTAGGACTTAAGCAGGCTTTACACAATTCCCATATCTGATACAAGAAACAGTTTGTAACAATTTTGTCATTTGACAAAATGTATTATTCAACTCGCACATCCTCCTTGTGTCCGGTTTTCCCTCTGACATGGTTTACGACGGCAGAGGAAGAAAGGTTAAACTGCACGGGGATGAGCGGTATCAGGAGTACCATCAGTTCTACCTCGTTGGCATACTGTTccacccccttcccactgtcagcTGGGAGTGATCATTTTTAAAAGAGATTTGCATCAAATCCAAGCAGCGTTTTCTATGACACTCTAATTGTACCGATGTCTGCCTCTCCCTAAAGGTCAGAGATGTGATGGGATTACATTAGGAATACTTCAGACTGATTAACTGGCTGGAAGTGGCAGGAAGGAGGAGGATACGGAACCCACTTCGTGCACTTCAGTTTTACTTCAGCTATGAAATGCATTGCACACTTTTTTATATTTCATTGCACTTTTTTAATTGTAGTCAACTTGTTATTTAATTATTTGACATGTATCTCCACAGGAATGGTGTATATTTGTGATGCAAGTCTATTTTGATGAAAATCAAGTAAACACATCATTTCTGCTGATGATCAGACTTTTTCATCAGTTGTATTAAAATGTTTCATCAAGAAATGTGAGGAAAAAAATCTTCCTTTGACAA is a genomic window containing:
- the LOC139071561 gene encoding uncharacterized protein, which gives rise to MVNLSDKQVVLNPLVPNASPLSSMLEAEHLSSMGVKSSGCDPPLQPEVCFTRQSASGTNQLLYRGVMGTSTAVKRLWSPDGATRPFGGFVPGHLDLYVNDLVTFQFVTSANTVANSFLLSQGCDLVSGLCALFPVISLTGDHDDAENPAVSSSPVVSGDIKGGSVVAAHTSLTGSGRQPGPGGVGACSDALLGAPPDKGGVLSGSEFSVADFNRFGGTPPPSGRVIAELDTDLPPIQLTTLTSDPELGAAPSTGRSSSQSVNTLVKPGFSDSVWEPPSFLGIKYSWFQFSGQTMFLKLASCLYLILNIARFALTPVTQPSLDHSFSEPPSPTPPGLWTSEHLLFQHDSGDTVHLLGNRAFKSLRTVLCYASPVSQTRHKFEEKKGGGEPPPALRASFSHFQFSTISDHNKVASVKLQPNFEQVKSGSDLTAKPSASLQFQTEPSGKFKQVSLWVRNTRYKQFDNQIAYEPAPTDTSKLVSLWVRNTRFKTLF